The Micromonospora sp. NBC_00421 DNA window GGGCGGGTCTGCCTGCTGCTGGCCGCCGCCGGCATCCAGGCGCCCCGGTTCGGCCCCCGGATGCCGATCCGCTCCTTCGCCCGCTTCTGAATCGGGTGGACGCCTACCGGCAGAGCCGACGGAGGGTGTGGGCCAGCCAGCGGGCGTACCCGTGCTGGACGGCACGACCGGCGGGCCCGGCGGCGGTCATGAACCAGCGGTCCGGCCGGCTGAACGCGGTCACCTCGAAGCTGACCCCGCCCTCGGCGTCACAGCGGACCAGGAACGCCTCCTCGCCGCGTTCCGGATGGCCGGGCAGGGTGCCGTAGCCGAAGCCGGCCTCCCGGTCGCTCTCGACCACCCAGACCACCTCGCACGGCCCCCACACCCGCAGCGGACCCACCCCGAGCCCGGGGGTGACCCGCACGCCGGGCGCGGCGCGCAGCGCGTCGGTGCGTATCCGCACCCCGGCTGCCCGGTGCAGCCGCCAGCTCAACACGGCCTCGGCGGCGACCAGGAACCTGCCGGGCGGCAGCCGGAAGGTGTGCCGCAGGTGGTGGTAGCCCGCCGGCAGCGGCCCGCGTCGGGTCGCCCCCACCTCGGGGTACGTCAACTCGGACATCCCACCTCCCTGGGTCCACTCCCAGCCTAGGACCGACGGCCTCGACCGGCGACCCCGCCGACCGCCGCATCGGCCGGACGTGCTGCCCGCCGGCCGCGCCCACCGTCAGCTCTGTTGACCGGTGGCTCAGGCGGGCGCGCAGCGCCGGCGGAGCCCGTCGGCCTCCAGCCGCAGGTAGCGGCGCACCAGCCGACCACCGAGCCAGCCGGTCGGCCGGGCGAGCGGGCCGGTCAGCACCAGCACCAACTCCACCCGGACCCGACCGTCGGGCAACGGCACGATCCGGTGCTCACCCCGGCTGCGTACCCCGGGGGTGGTGGACTCCCAGACGAAGCAGCGGGGCGGGTCGAACTCGGTGACCCGCCAGTACGTCGGACGCAGCCGGGGCTGCTCCAGCCGGGCGGTCGCGCCGAGCACCAGCGGCCCGGCCTCACCCCGGCGGGCGCTGCGGACCGAGGCGGTCCACTCCGGCCAGCGTTCGACGTCGGTCTGCACCGCCCAGACCGTGTCGATGTCCGCGTCGATCTCGGTCGTCGTCTCGAACCGCATACCGCCTCCGTGGTTCCGCCGGGCACCCGCCGCACCCGTCCCGGTCACGACGAGGCTGCCGCAGCGATCGTGACCGGTCCACCCTCCGGTCGTCGTCCCGACGGCGACGCGCGCCGTCGCGGCACCCCGCCCCGGCATCCGCGCGCACCGGCGGTGCGGGCGCCCCCGCGGCCCCGCCGGGGCGGGGGTGGGCGGGGTTCAGGCGGATTCGCGCAGGTCGGCCAGGTCGAGCGGGGTGTGCCGGCGGAGCAGCTCCACCAGCTCGGCGACCGTGCCCGCCTCGCCGAGCACGTTCTTGCCGCCGCCGAAGCGGGCCGGGTAGCGGTGCACCAGCCGGTACCGTTGCCGGCCCCGGACCAGCTCGACGCTGACCCGCCAGCGCCCGCAGCAACCACACCGCCACTCCACCCGGCGACGGTAGCTCTGAGCTGCGCAGACACCGTCCGCAGCCGAGGGACGAGGGGGTACGGACGGGACACGCCGGACCGGCACCGACGGTGATCCGCCTCACCACTGTCGGTGGCGTCTGGTTGACTGGTCGCCGTGGACCTGCCGATCAACCCGCCGGTCGAGCCGATGCTCGCCAAGAGCGTGACCCGCCTCCCCACCGACCCCGGCCTGACATACGAGCCCAAGTGGGACGGCTTCCGCTGCATCGTGTTCCGCGACGGCGACGAGGTCGAGCTGGCCAGCCGGGGCGGCAAGTCGATGACCCGCTACTTCCCCGAGGTGGTGGCGCAGGTCCGGGCGCAGCTGCCCGAGCGGTGCGCGGTCGACGGCGAGTTGATCGTGATCCGGCGCGACGGGCCGGCCGGTCAGCCCCGGCTCGACTTCGAGCAGCTCGCCCAGCGGATCCACCCGGCCGCCTCCCGGGTCGCCATGCTCGCCGAGACGACCCCTGCCGACTTCGTCGCCTTCGACCTGCTCGCCCTCGACGACGAGCTGCTCGTCGACCAGCCCTACCCGGCCCGCCGGGAACGCCTGGTGCGGGCGCTGGCCGGGGTCCGGCCGCCGGTGCACGTCACCCAGGTCACCACCGACGCCGAGACCGCCCGGCGCTGGTTCGAGGTGTTCGAGGGCGCCGGGCTGGACGGTCTGATCGTCAAGCCGGCCGACCTGACCTACCAGCCGGGCAAGCGGCTGATGACCAAGGTCAAGCACGCCCGTACCGCCGACGTGGTGGTGGCCGGGTTCCGCTGGCACAAGTCCGGGCCGGTGGTCGGTTCGCTGCTGCTCGGCCTCTACGACGACGCCGGGGTGCTGCACCACGTCGGGGTGAGCGCCTCGTTCACCATGGCCCGCCGGCAGGAGCTGCTCGACGAGCTGGCCCCCTACCGGGAGGGCGGCGACGAGCACCCGTGGGTGCACGGCGACCACGAGCGCGGCCAGCGCATCCCCGGCGGGGTCAGCCGCTGGACGGGCGGCAAGAACCTCGACTGGGTGCCGCTGCGGCCCGAGCTGGTGATGGAGGTCGGCTACGACGCGATGGAGGGCGACCGGTTCCGGCACACCGCCCGCTTCGTCCGCTGGCGGCCCGACCGGGATCCCCGCTCCTGCCGGTACGACCAGCTCGACCGCCCGGTGCGGTTCGACGTCGACCAGGTGCTCCGGGGTGATCCGGCGGTCACCGTGCCGCCGGAGGCGACCACCCCGGCGTAGCCTGGCTGCCACACGATCATGGAGGCTCGCTGGTGACCCGCACTGCCCACCGGATCCGTCGGGTCCGGCTCACCCTGGCCGGGTTGGTCGCGGGCGCACTGCTCGCCACCGGATGCACGCTGCCGGCGTTCGCTCCGCGTGCCGAGGACTCGGCGGCCTCGACACCCGGCAACGCCCCCACCTGGCGGGCCTGCCCCGAGGTGGCCGACGAGTTGGTCGGCCGGGGCGCTCCGGGCATGCGTTACGAGTGCGCCCGGATCGCGGTGCCCCGCAACTGGGGCACCGGGACGGGGGCGACCGCCGGGCCGGGCAGCGGCGAGACCTTCGAGATCGCGCTGCTGCGGGCCCGGTCGTCGAAGCAGCGGGATCGGATCGGTTCCCTGGTGATCAACCCGGGCGGGCCGGGCGGGTCCGGCGTGGACACCGCCGTCTACCTGTCGTTCGGGCCGTCGTTCGGCGGGCTGCCCACCACGATCACCGACCGGTTCGACATCGTCGGCTTCGACCCGCGCGGGGTGTCCCGGTCCAGCCCGGTGAAGTGCATCTCCGACGCCGACCTGGACGCCAGCTTCGGCTACGACCCCGATCCGCGCAGCCAGCAGTCGTTCGACGGTTACCAGGCGCTCAACCGGCGGATCGGCCGGGACTGCGGCGACCGGTACGGCGACCAGCTCCCGCTCTACGGCACCGAGCAGGCCGCCCGGGACATGGACGCGGTCCGGGCCGCCGTCGGTGACGACAAGCTCACCTACCTCGGCTACTCCTACGGCACCCTGCTCGGCGCGACCTACGCCCAGCTCTATCCGCAGCGGGTCCGGGCGCTTGTGCTCGACGGCGCGGTCGACCCGCAGCAGCAGCTGGTGGCCGGTTCGGAGAGCCAGGCCCGGGGCTTCGAGCGGGCGTTCGACAACTTCGACCGCTGGTGCGCGGCGAACGCCGGCCGCTGCCCGATCGCCCCGGACGCCCGGGGCGCGGTGACCTCGGCGATCGACAAGGCGAAAGTCTCCCCAGTACGCGGAGCCGCCGGGCGGGAGGCGACCTCGGGCTGGGTCTTCTACGCGGTGATCTCCTCGCTCTACACCGAGTCGGGCTGGGAGGAGTTGGCCCGCGCGATCGACCGGCTCGACGACGGCAACCCGGCCGACGTGTTCAAGCTCGCCGACGCGTACGCCGGGCGGGGCGAGGACGGGCACTACTCCAACCTCTTCGACGCCAACCTGGCGGTCAACTGCGCCGACGAGACCGAGAAGCCCACCGTCGCGCAGATCCGCGACCTGCAGTCCCAGTGGCGGCAGAAGTACCCACTCTTCGGCCCGGCCCTGGCGGTGGGAATGTTCGGCTGCGTCGAGTGGCCGGGCGGGCGGGACCCGTACCCGACCGGCCGGGCCGACGGGGCACCGCCGATCGTGGTGGTCGGCACCACCGGCGACCCGGCCACCCCGTACGAGCAGACCGCCCGGTTGGCCGCGATGCTGGGGGTCGGTCGGGTGCTCACCTGGGAGGGCGAGGGGCACACCGCCTATCCGCAGACGAGCTGCATCACCCAGGCCGTGGACGCGTACCTGGTCTCGCTCACCGTCCCCCGGGAGGGGCTGCGCTGCCCCGCCCGCTGACCGGCGCCCGGCCGAGTGTCCGGCCCGGCCCGGCTCCCGACCGGATGTCCGGCCCGAGCCGGCCGGCGACCGGCAGGCCGGGTCAGCGGCGGTTACGGCGTCCCCGCAGCCGTTGCCTGACGAGGCTCGCGTGGTCCGGTGGGGCCGGGTCGGGTGGCAACTC harbors:
- a CDS encoding DUF1990 family protein — protein: MSELTYPEVGATRRGPLPAGYHHLRHTFRLPPGRFLVAAEAVLSWRLHRAAGVRIRTDALRAAPGVRVTPGLGVGPLRVWGPCEVVWVVESDREAGFGYGTLPGHPERGEEAFLVRCDAEGGVSFEVTAFSRPDRWFMTAAGPAGRAVQHGYARWLAHTLRRLCR
- a CDS encoding SRPBCC family protein, which encodes MRFETTTEIDADIDTVWAVQTDVERWPEWTASVRSARRGEAGPLVLGATARLEQPRLRPTYWRVTEFDPPRCFVWESTTPGVRSRGEHRIVPLPDGRVRVELVLVLTGPLARPTGWLGGRLVRRYLRLEADGLRRRCAPA
- a CDS encoding ATP-dependent DNA ligase, whose product is MDLPINPPVEPMLAKSVTRLPTDPGLTYEPKWDGFRCIVFRDGDEVELASRGGKSMTRYFPEVVAQVRAQLPERCAVDGELIVIRRDGPAGQPRLDFEQLAQRIHPAASRVAMLAETTPADFVAFDLLALDDELLVDQPYPARRERLVRALAGVRPPVHVTQVTTDAETARRWFEVFEGAGLDGLIVKPADLTYQPGKRLMTKVKHARTADVVVAGFRWHKSGPVVGSLLLGLYDDAGVLHHVGVSASFTMARRQELLDELAPYREGGDEHPWVHGDHERGQRIPGGVSRWTGGKNLDWVPLRPELVMEVGYDAMEGDRFRHTARFVRWRPDRDPRSCRYDQLDRPVRFDVDQVLRGDPAVTVPPEATTPA
- a CDS encoding alpha/beta hydrolase, whose product is MVTRTAHRIRRVRLTLAGLVAGALLATGCTLPAFAPRAEDSAASTPGNAPTWRACPEVADELVGRGAPGMRYECARIAVPRNWGTGTGATAGPGSGETFEIALLRARSSKQRDRIGSLVINPGGPGGSGVDTAVYLSFGPSFGGLPTTITDRFDIVGFDPRGVSRSSPVKCISDADLDASFGYDPDPRSQQSFDGYQALNRRIGRDCGDRYGDQLPLYGTEQAARDMDAVRAAVGDDKLTYLGYSYGTLLGATYAQLYPQRVRALVLDGAVDPQQQLVAGSESQARGFERAFDNFDRWCAANAGRCPIAPDARGAVTSAIDKAKVSPVRGAAGREATSGWVFYAVISSLYTESGWEELARAIDRLDDGNPADVFKLADAYAGRGEDGHYSNLFDANLAVNCADETEKPTVAQIRDLQSQWRQKYPLFGPALAVGMFGCVEWPGGRDPYPTGRADGAPPIVVVGTTGDPATPYEQTARLAAMLGVGRVLTWEGEGHTAYPQTSCITQAVDAYLVSLTVPREGLRCPAR